Proteins encoded within one genomic window of Brachybacterium muris:
- a CDS encoding glycerate kinase, with protein sequence MTASTVLLAPDKFKGTATAAQVAAALARGITATAPDATLVSCPIADGGDGTLDAALSAGYSQHTTTVTGPTGEPRTARWALDAETGTAVVELAGTVGLQALPGGDLAARTASTRGLGELVLAATRHGARTVMVGLGGSASTDLGAGLLQGLGARLLTCDGQPIGPGLDGLASLATADLTPALAALSATQLVIASDVTSPLLGPYGAAAVFGPQKGLSPAEVSEADAILKHAAHILDASDTHRDQEGAGAAGGTGFALLLLGAQPRSGADAVLELAGFDAHLDQAQLVITGEGALDEQTLRGKGPVEVARRAAARDLPVIAVAGVVELDEEPLREAGIERTWDLVSRATSRADAMDRTAQLLEEVGREIGRWITEHGASDAPCSTPGTVPGPLP encoded by the coding sequence ATGACCGCATCCACTGTGCTCCTGGCCCCGGACAAGTTCAAGGGCACCGCTACCGCCGCCCAGGTCGCCGCTGCCCTGGCCCGTGGTATCACCGCCACCGCTCCCGATGCCACCCTGGTCAGCTGCCCTATCGCCGACGGAGGCGACGGCACACTCGATGCCGCCCTCTCCGCTGGGTACAGCCAGCACACCACCACCGTGACCGGGCCTACCGGTGAGCCCCGCACCGCCCGCTGGGCTCTCGATGCCGAGACCGGCACCGCCGTGGTGGAGCTCGCCGGGACCGTCGGGCTCCAGGCCCTGCCCGGTGGAGACCTCGCCGCCCGCACCGCCTCCACTCGGGGACTGGGAGAACTTGTCCTGGCCGCTACGCGGCACGGGGCACGCACCGTGATGGTGGGCCTCGGAGGCAGTGCCTCCACCGACCTCGGCGCCGGCCTGCTCCAGGGACTCGGTGCCCGGCTCCTCACCTGTGACGGCCAGCCCATCGGCCCGGGCCTCGACGGGCTCGCGAGCCTCGCCACCGCCGATCTCACCCCTGCCCTCGCTGCTTTGTCAGCCACTCAGCTGGTGATCGCCTCCGACGTCACCAGCCCCTTGCTTGGCCCCTACGGCGCTGCGGCCGTGTTCGGTCCCCAGAAGGGACTGTCGCCCGCGGAGGTCTCCGAGGCCGATGCGATCCTCAAGCACGCGGCGCACATCCTGGATGCCTCCGACACCCATCGCGACCAGGAGGGCGCCGGTGCCGCCGGTGGCACCGGCTTCGCCCTACTCCTGCTGGGCGCCCAGCCCCGCTCCGGTGCCGACGCCGTGCTCGAACTCGCAGGCTTCGATGCGCACCTGGACCAGGCGCAGCTGGTGATCACCGGGGAGGGGGCGCTGGATGAACAGACCCTCCGGGGAAAGGGCCCGGTCGAGGTGGCCCGCCGCGCGGCGGCCCGCGACCTGCCCGTGATCGCCGTGGCCGGGGTGGTGGAGCTCGACGAGGAACCGCTGCGCGAGGCCGGCATCGAGCGCACGTGGGACCTCGTCTCCCGGGCCACCTCCCGTGCGGACGCCATGGACCGCACCGCACAGCTGCTGGAGGAGGTGGGTCGCGAGATCGGCCGATGGATCACCGAACACGGCGCGAGCGACGCCCCGTGCAGCACCCCGGGAACCGTGCCCGGGCCCCTGCCGTAG
- a CDS encoding pilus assembly protein TadG-related protein, which translates to MTILTTGVLVVILMVIAVGASITGVHLERNRLQHAADGAALAASQAIDPSGLYGSGSGAVPSQGAARTAAVEHLATYPIDTTRTDTLEVGDVRVDADGTVHVQLTATTHPPLAGWFTRGTGIAVTLTVEGDARSR; encoded by the coding sequence ATGACGATCCTCACCACGGGGGTGCTGGTGGTGATCCTCATGGTGATCGCGGTGGGCGCCTCCATCACCGGAGTCCACCTGGAGCGCAACCGCCTCCAGCACGCCGCTGATGGTGCCGCCCTCGCCGCCTCCCAGGCGATCGATCCCTCAGGTCTGTACGGGTCCGGCTCAGGGGCGGTGCCTTCCCAGGGTGCTGCTCGCACTGCGGCAGTCGAGCACCTCGCCACGTACCCGATCGACACCACCCGCACCGACACCTTGGAGGTGGGCGACGTCAGGGTGGATGCCGACGGCACCGTGCACGTGCAGCTCACCGCCACCACCCACCCGCCCCTGGCAGGATGGTTCACGCGGGGCACGGGCATCGCCGTGACCCTCACCGTCGAAGGGGATGCACGCTCGAGATGA
- the prfB gene encoding peptide chain release factor 2: MASIDFSAEIPHLRSTLSSIEQVTDVSALEARIAELEKEASDQNLWDDVDNAQRVTSALSHAQTELRRVTELGQRIDDLEIMVELSAEENDAEALAEAETEFASIRKSLDELEVRTLLSGEYDERNAVITIRAGAGGVDAADFAEMLLRMYLRWAERHGYPTKVMDTSYAEEAGLKSVTFEVSAPFAYGTLSVEGGTHRLVRISPFDNQGRRQTSFAAVEVIPLIESTDSIDIPDNELKVDVFRSSGPGGQSVNTTDSAVRMTHIPTGIVVSMQDEKSQIQNRAAALRVMQSRLLVLKKEQEAAERKELAGDVKASWGDQMRSYVLNPYQMVKDLRTEYQEGNPSSVFDGEIDEFIDAGIRWRAEEGKAANA; the protein is encoded by the coding sequence GTGGCTTCCATCGACTTCTCAGCAGAAATCCCGCACCTCCGTTCGACCCTGAGCTCGATCGAGCAGGTGACGGACGTCAGCGCGCTCGAGGCGAGGATCGCCGAGCTCGAGAAGGAGGCATCGGACCAGAACCTCTGGGACGACGTCGACAACGCCCAGCGCGTCACCTCCGCCCTGTCCCACGCCCAGACCGAGCTGCGCCGCGTCACCGAACTGGGCCAGCGCATCGACGACCTCGAGATCATGGTCGAGCTCTCCGCAGAGGAGAACGACGCCGAGGCGCTCGCCGAGGCAGAGACCGAGTTCGCCTCCATCCGCAAGTCCCTCGACGAGCTCGAGGTGCGCACCCTGCTCTCCGGCGAGTACGACGAGCGCAACGCCGTGATCACCATCCGCGCCGGCGCCGGCGGTGTGGACGCCGCCGACTTCGCCGAGATGCTGCTGCGCATGTACCTGCGGTGGGCAGAGCGCCACGGATACCCCACCAAGGTGATGGACACCTCCTACGCCGAGGAAGCGGGCCTGAAGTCCGTGACCTTCGAGGTCAGCGCCCCCTTCGCCTACGGCACCCTCTCCGTCGAGGGCGGCACCCACCGCTTGGTGCGCATCAGCCCCTTCGATAACCAGGGCCGCCGCCAGACCTCCTTCGCCGCCGTCGAGGTGATCCCGCTGATCGAGTCCACCGACTCCATCGACATCCCCGACAACGAGCTGAAGGTCGACGTGTTCCGCTCCTCCGGCCCCGGCGGGCAGAGCGTGAACACCACCGACTCCGCCGTGCGCATGACCCACATCCCCACCGGCATCGTGGTGTCCATGCAGGACGAGAAATCGCAGATCCAGAACCGTGCCGCCGCACTGCGCGTGATGCAGTCGCGCCTGCTGGTGCTGAAGAAGGAGCAGGAGGCCGCAGAGCGCAAGGAGCTCGCCGGTGACGTGAAGGCCAGCTGGGGCGACCAGATGCGCTCCTACGTGCTGAACCCGTACCAGATGGTGAAGGACCTGCGCACCGAGTACCAGGAGGGCAACCCCTCCTCGGTGTTCGACGGCGAGATCGACGAGTTCATCGACGCCGGCATCCGCTGGCGCGCAGAAGAGGGCAAGGCCGCCAACGCCTGA
- the ftsE gene encoding cell division ATP-binding protein FtsE, giving the protein MIRFDDVTKTYIRGQNPAVENLDIEFARGEFVFLVGASGSGKSTLMRMVLKETAPTSGTVHVAGKDLSRIPSWRVPALRRDIGMVFQDFRLLPSKTAYQNIEFALAVIGTPRKVVRRLVPEMLAMVGLEDKGRRLPHELSGGEQQRVAIARAYVNRPSILLADEPTGNLDPSTAEGILDLLAEINDRGTTVVMATHDRTAVDRMRRRVVEMVGGRVVRDDPEGTYESVAPVSVISGNLPDGSEDLEDREAEGLDATDADAADAADDVAARARRSSVDPDPDIDPDDLLDERDAHLREEDEAFAEALDDPEATR; this is encoded by the coding sequence GTGATCCGTTTCGACGACGTCACCAAGACGTACATCCGTGGACAGAACCCCGCAGTGGAGAACCTCGACATCGAGTTCGCCCGCGGGGAGTTCGTGTTCCTGGTGGGCGCCTCCGGATCGGGCAAGTCCACCCTGATGCGGATGGTGCTCAAGGAGACCGCCCCCACCAGCGGCACCGTGCACGTGGCCGGCAAGGACCTCTCCCGGATCCCCTCCTGGCGGGTCCCGGCCCTGCGCCGCGACATCGGCATGGTGTTCCAGGACTTCCGCCTGCTGCCCTCCAAGACCGCGTACCAGAACATCGAGTTCGCCCTCGCGGTGATCGGCACCCCCCGCAAGGTGGTGCGGCGCCTGGTCCCCGAGATGCTGGCGATGGTGGGCCTGGAGGACAAGGGCCGTCGCCTCCCGCACGAGCTCTCCGGTGGTGAGCAGCAGCGCGTGGCGATCGCCCGCGCCTACGTGAACCGGCCCTCGATCCTGCTGGCCGACGAGCCCACCGGCAACCTCGACCCCTCCACCGCCGAGGGCATCCTGGACCTGCTGGCCGAGATCAACGACCGCGGCACCACCGTGGTGATGGCCACCCACGACCGCACCGCCGTGGACCGCATGCGCCGCCGCGTGGTGGAGATGGTGGGCGGCCGCGTGGTGCGCGACGATCCCGAGGGCACCTACGAGTCCGTCGCCCCCGTGAGCGTCATCTCCGGGAACCTCCCCGACGGTTCCGAGGACCTCGAGGACCGGGAGGCCGAGGGCCTGGATGCCACCGACGCAGACGCCGCTGATGCCGCGGACGATGTCGCTGCCCGCGCACGCCGCTCCTCCGTCGACCCCGATCCCGACATCGACCCTGACGACCTGCTCGACGAGCGCGATGCGCACCTGCGCGAGGAGGACGAGGCCTTCGCCGAGGCCCTGGACGACCCGGAGGCCACTCGATGA